In Aegilops tauschii subsp. strangulata cultivar AL8/78 chromosome 3, Aet v6.0, whole genome shotgun sequence, one genomic interval encodes:
- the LOC109749491 gene encoding protein HESO1, giving the protein MIELVPNNDVLEKCIKDILSQIKPAEDDLNRRLSAIKELEVSMQPVAVLKGAAAKPFGSFLSNLYSKSGDLDISVQLMNSSNLPINKKKKISILKAVRTALQKGGVYGYMEFIPQARVPVLQYVSNRFGISCDLSVDNYPGRIKSKIFYWISTLDERFGDMVLLIKEWAKAQNINDPKSGTLNSYSLCLLVLFHFQTCEPAILPPLEDIYEGNITEDFADMTLYNEEHLDEVCAANIAKFQSQNKEQRNESSLCHLLETFFHKFCHIDSLSSDVISTYTGQFKKIQDIPIRRKKPYSLFVEDPVERPDNAARAVGERGLLLIASAFSDAKNKLASLEHTDRNDLLAMLSTPGVCSKLGGRVIANNYTNTPQRTRQHLINVGAKVSNNQRRPRAKGFTGSRPVKNPTQANTVQNPTQVNTVQNPTQVSTDTAGRQTPGHYRNHDPPQVYANAAVHQPSRQPGLYTNHYPPSAYTPGRQTTGSYPSQSHPQAHTKWGPTGVPYESHNHQPAYTPVYQGARPYYYPSQQQLHTSGFQTPGSYQYEYQSQSPVHTGGIQRPGPYNYHSQPQGHTTGVHTPGQYQNGYYNQPAYTAGQGSHQNWRGAQYTPDHQTNRYNRNGVATRHEPVAGGLQNGPARARDSRSQASSGRTEWRGSSQHQT; this is encoded by the exons ATGATTGAACTTGTCCCCAACAACGATGTGCTGGAGAAGTGTATTAAAGACATCCTCTCTCAAATAAAACCGGCAGAGGATGATCTGAACAGAAGACTATCTGCAATTAAGGAGCTGGAAGTTTCCATGCAACCAGTTGCAGTCTTGAAAG GTGCTGCTGCAAAACCTTTTGGATCCTTTCTATCAAATCTATACTCAAAATCAGGAGATTTGGATATATCAGTTCAGCTCATGAATAGCTCAAACCTTCCTATAAACAAGAAAAAGAAGATAAGTATCTTGAAAGCAGTAAGGACAGCTTTGCAAAAGGGAG GTGTTTATGGATATATGGAGTTCATTCCTCAAGCAAGAGTCCCAGTTCTTCAGTACGTGAGCAACCGCTTTGGCATTTCCTGCGATTTATCTGTTGATAACTACCCTGGTCGAATTAAATCCAAGATCTTCTACTGGATCAGTACTTTGGATGAGCGCTTTGGTGATATGGTTTTATTG ATCAAGGAGTGGGCAAAAGCTCAAAACATTAATGATCCAAAAAGTGGGACCCTGAACTCCTATTCGCTTTGCCTACTTGTTCTCTTCCATTTTCAG ACATGTGAGCCGGCAATCCTACCACCTTTGGAGGACATTTATGAAGGGAATATCACAGAAGATTTTGCAG ACATGACGCTTTATAATGAGGAACATCTTGATGAGGTTTGTGCTGCAAATATAGCAAAATTTCAAAGCCAGAACAAGGAACAAAGAAATGAAAGCTCTCTTTGTCATCTCCTTGAAACCTTTTTTCACAAG TTTTGTCACATTGACTCCCTTTCGAGTGATGTGATATCTACATACACGGGTCAGTTTAAGAAGATTCAGGACATTCCAATTCGGAGGAAGAAACCCTATAGCTTGTTT GTCGAAGATCCAGTTGAGAGGCCTGATAATGCTGCTAGAGCGGTTGGTGAGAGGGGGCTCCTCCTAATTGCTAGTGCCTTCAGTGATGCTAAGAACAAGTTAGCTTCCCTCGAGCATACTGACCGGAACGACTTACTGGCAATGTTGTCCACACCTGGTGTTTGCTCAAAACTTGGCGGAAGAGTCATCGCTAACAATTATACAAATACTCCGCAAAGGACTCGACAGCATCTAATCAACGTGGGAGCTAAGGTATCTAATAATCAACGTCGCCCCAGAGCCAAAGGATTTACAGGAAGCAGACCAGTCAAGAATCCTACTCAGGCAAACACTGTCCAGAATCCCACTCAGGTAAACACTGTCCAAAATCCTACTCAGGTGAGCACTGATACTGCAGGGCGCCAAACGCCAGGACACTACCGAAATCATGACCCTCCTCAGGTTTATGCTAACGCCGCAGTTCATCAGCCATCAAGACAGCCAGGGCTATACACAAACCATTATCCCCCATCGGCATATACTCCGGGCCGCCAAACAACAGGATCATACCCGAGTCAGAGCCATCCACAGGCGCACACTAAATGGGGCCCGACAGGGGTACCATACGAGAGTCATAATCATCAACCGGCGTATACCCCAGTGTACCAAGGAGCAAGGCCGTATTACTATCCGAGTCAACAGCAGCTTCATACAAGCGGGTTCCAAACACCAGGATCATACCAGTACGAGTATCAGAGTCAGTCGCCTGTTCATACAGGCGGGATCCAAAGGCCAGGACCATACAACTATCATAGTCAACCGCAGGGTCATACAACTGGGGTCCACACGCCAGGACAATACCAGAATGGATATTACAATCAGCCGGCATATACTGCAGGCCAAGGATCACACCAGAACTGGCGGGGGGCGCAATACACACCCGACCATCAGACTAATAGGTACAATAGGAATGGGGTGGCTACAAGGCACGAGCCTGTTGCTGGAGGGCTCCAGAATGGACCGGCACGGGCACGGGACTCGCGGTCGCAAGCCTCCTCAGGCCGTACGGAATGGCGAGGAAGCAGCCAACATCAGACCTGA